A region from the Alphaproteobacteria bacterium genome encodes:
- a CDS encoding helix-turn-helix transcriptional regulator, whose amino-acid sequence MSTLLIMKIRNFLNDNGLAVAAFERKAGLKINVARNILKGQSKKPSGETLQAIANVMDCSIKELLDNELGKNERICSKIEHPKLLLETLHFILERDSYDLTLNQALTALEEAYHYSIKKGCPKVDPEFINWYLDRTGIRKIS is encoded by the coding sequence ATGTCAACCCTCCTAATAATGAAAATAAGAAACTTTCTAAATGATAACGGATTAGCCGTTGCTGCCTTTGAGAGGAAGGCAGGTCTAAAAATAAACGTGGCAAGAAATATCCTTAAAGGTCAATCAAAAAAACCTAGTGGAGAAACCCTCCAAGCCATAGCCAATGTTATGGATTGTTCAATCAAGGAGCTATTGGATAATGAACTCGGTAAGAACGAAAGGATTTGTTCCAAAATTGAACATCCAAAGCTCCTCTTAGAAACTCTTCATTTCATTCTTGAACGCGATTCTTATGATCTAACCCTCAATCAGGCTCTTACTGCTTTAGAGGAAGCCTATCATTATTCAATTAAAAAAGGTTGCCCAAAAGTTGATCCTGAGTTCATAAATTGGTATTTAGATCGAACTGGAATTAGGAAAATATCCTAA